A genomic window from Nocardioides rotundus includes:
- a CDS encoding SDR family NAD(P)-dependent oxidoreductase codes for MIAPDLPGTALVTGATAGIGHEFARQLAGRGHDLVLVARDAERLTEVAAELETAYGVAVEVLPADLTEREQLARVERRVADPEAPVELLVNNAGFGLRQRFLDNDVEDEQAMLDVLVTAVLRLSHAALGAMSERGHGGLINVSSVAAFLPRGTYSAAKAWVNSFGEWAAGEYRDRGITVTTLCPGFTRTEFHSRMQVSQDSAPDFMWLDADVLVRRALADFDRGRVLSVPGAQYRTITTLSRAVPNRVLQRLQSLGR; via the coding sequence ATGATCGCCCCCGACCTCCCTGGAACGGCCCTCGTCACGGGCGCCACGGCCGGCATCGGCCACGAGTTCGCCCGCCAGCTGGCCGGCCGCGGCCACGACCTGGTGCTCGTGGCCCGCGACGCGGAGCGGCTCACCGAGGTCGCCGCCGAGCTCGAGACGGCGTACGGCGTGGCCGTCGAGGTCCTGCCCGCGGACCTCACCGAGCGCGAGCAGCTGGCCCGGGTCGAGCGCCGCGTCGCCGACCCCGAGGCGCCGGTCGAGCTGCTGGTCAACAACGCGGGGTTCGGGCTGCGACAGCGCTTCCTGGACAACGACGTCGAGGACGAGCAGGCGATGCTGGACGTCCTGGTGACCGCGGTCCTGCGGCTCTCCCACGCGGCCCTGGGCGCGATGAGCGAGCGCGGGCACGGTGGCCTGATCAACGTCAGCAGCGTCGCCGCGTTCCTCCCCCGCGGCACCTACTCCGCGGCCAAGGCGTGGGTGAACTCGTTCGGAGAGTGGGCGGCAGGCGAGTACCGCGACCGCGGGATCACCGTCACCACGCTGTGCCCGGGCTTCACCCGCACCGAGTTCCACTCCCGGATGCAGGTCTCCCAGGACTCCGCCCCGGACTTCATGTGGCTCGACGCCGACGTGCTCGTGCGGCGCGCGCTCGCCGACTTCGACCGCGGCCGGGTGCTGTCGGTCCCCGGCGCGCAGTACCGCACCATCACGACGCTGAGCCGCGCCGTACCGAACCGGGTGCTGCAGCGGCTGCAGTCACTCGGGCGCTGA
- a CDS encoding DUF6758 family protein — translation MTLTPGCPRCTQAIRAAGERWQCPTHGDVTPLWRPTPVSYDEFAALVVAAAHHPTYLPWPLSPGWRVSDAGVVVDRLDGSGTVLATVTACAGVSELDGSVDVLVVAEEPGTGLGGRVAGLLRDDPGPEVGEGSPSVRVRLGSQAVPLWSVSTSQVGEDLDRSVFAGEAHGRWLWLVLRPASAALLLRDDWILRDVSGMGPPLVELPFAGPTPSW, via the coding sequence ATGACCCTCACGCCCGGCTGCCCGCGCTGCACGCAGGCGATCCGGGCCGCCGGAGAGCGGTGGCAGTGCCCGACCCACGGTGACGTGACCCCGCTGTGGCGACCCACGCCGGTGTCCTACGACGAGTTCGCCGCGCTGGTGGTCGCCGCGGCGCACCACCCGACGTACCTGCCCTGGCCGCTCAGCCCCGGCTGGCGGGTCAGCGACGCCGGGGTGGTCGTGGACCGCCTCGACGGCTCGGGCACGGTGCTCGCCACCGTCACCGCCTGCGCCGGTGTCAGTGAGCTCGACGGCTCCGTGGATGTGCTGGTGGTGGCGGAGGAGCCCGGCACGGGCCTCGGGGGACGGGTCGCCGGGCTGCTGCGGGACGACCCGGGCCCGGAGGTGGGGGAGGGCTCGCCCTCGGTCCGGGTGCGGCTGGGCTCCCAGGCGGTGCCGCTGTGGTCGGTCTCCACCAGCCAGGTGGGCGAGGACCTGGACCGGTCGGTCTTCGCCGGCGAGGCGCATGGGCGCTGGCTGTGGCTGGTGCTGCGGCCCGCCTCGGCCGCGCTGCTGCTGCGCGACGACTGGATCCTCCGCGACGTCTCGGGCATGGGCCCGCCCCTGGTCGAGCTCCCGTTCGCCGGCCCCACGCCCTCCTGGTGA
- a CDS encoding histidine phosphatase family protein — protein METQQVWLVRHGETEWSRDGRHTSSTDLELTERGRKVAESLRDRLAGRDFGLVLTSPLRRAAETARLAGRDDAVVDDRLREWEYGAFEGLTTEQIREQVPGWELWTHPAPAGGESVEQMDARMASLAARVREVEGDVLMFAHGHSLGAFTACWLGLGAANTGHFPLDTATVSVLSSKRDTPVVRQWNA, from the coding sequence ATGGAGACGCAGCAGGTCTGGCTGGTCCGGCACGGTGAGACCGAGTGGAGCCGGGACGGGCGGCACACCAGCAGCACCGATTTGGAGCTGACCGAGCGCGGCCGCAAGGTCGCCGAGAGCCTGCGCGACCGCCTGGCCGGCCGCGACTTCGGTCTGGTCCTGACCAGCCCGTTGCGTCGGGCGGCGGAGACCGCCCGGCTCGCCGGCCGGGACGACGCCGTCGTCGACGACCGGCTGCGGGAGTGGGAGTACGGCGCCTTCGAGGGCCTCACCACCGAGCAGATCCGCGAGCAGGTGCCCGGGTGGGAGCTGTGGACCCATCCGGCTCCCGCCGGCGGCGAGTCCGTGGAGCAGATGGACGCCCGGATGGCCTCCCTGGCCGCGCGGGTGCGCGAGGTGGAGGGCGACGTGCTGATGTTCGCCCACGGCCACTCGCTGGGCGCCTTCACCGCCTGCTGGCTGGGGCTCGGTGCGGCGAACACCGGCCATTTCCCCCTGGACACCGCCACCGTCTCGGTGCTCTCCAGCAAGCGCGACACCCCCGTCGTCCGGCAGTGGAACGCCTGA
- a CDS encoding DUF5302 family protein, translated as MTTDGHDDAQGSGAPEDIKAKMRDALAKKNDQEQGVHEDGPLQEKAHGSEVVGRNAGTQMHRRKAGGGGS; from the coding sequence ATGACGACCGACGGCCACGACGACGCCCAGGGATCCGGCGCTCCGGAGGACATCAAGGCCAAGATGCGCGACGCCCTGGCGAAGAAGAACGACCAGGAGCAGGGGGTCCACGAGGACGGGCCGCTGCAGGAGAAGGCGCACGGCTCGGAGGTGGTCGGCCGCAACGCCGGGACCCAGATGCACCGTCGCAAGGCGGGCGGCGGCGGCTCCTGA
- a CDS encoding MaoC family dehydratase, giving the protein MQFGRSYEEFEVGATYRHWPGKTVTEFDDHMFCLLTMNHHPLHLDEHYAEETTQFGRNVVVGNYVYSILLGMSVPDISGKAIANLEIESLRHVAPTFHGDTLYGETTVLDKWESKSKDDRGVVHVETIGYNQDGKVVCIFRRKVMVPKQSYLDERGGEQPGRPVPQPDKNWPGRDAE; this is encoded by the coding sequence GTGCAGTTCGGACGCAGCTATGAGGAGTTCGAGGTCGGGGCGACCTACCGGCACTGGCCCGGCAAGACGGTCACCGAGTTCGACGACCACATGTTCTGCCTGCTCACGATGAACCACCACCCGCTCCACCTCGACGAGCACTACGCCGAGGAGACCACCCAGTTCGGCCGGAACGTGGTGGTGGGGAACTACGTCTACTCGATCCTGCTCGGGATGAGCGTCCCGGACATCTCCGGCAAGGCGATCGCCAACCTGGAGATCGAGTCGTTGCGCCACGTGGCGCCGACCTTCCACGGCGACACGCTCTACGGCGAGACGACCGTGCTGGACAAGTGGGAGTCGAAGTCCAAGGACGACCGCGGCGTGGTCCACGTCGAGACGATCGGCTACAACCAGGACGGCAAGGTGGTCTGCATCTTCCGGCGCAAGGTGATGGTGCCCAAGCAGAGCTACCTCGACGAGCGCGGCGGTGAGCAGCCGGGCCGCCCCGTGCCGCAGCCCGACAAGAACTGGCCCGGCCGCGACGCCGAGTAG